GTCGAGCACTCCGGCGCGCGCCAGCAGCGGCATCTGCTCCGGAGTGCGCCCCAAGGCCTCGCGTGCGGCGCGCGCGGCGGCATCCACCTGCGCTGCCACCGTCTCGTGCGCGCCCTGGGCGGCGAAGGCGGCGGCGGCCGCTACGGTCAAGATCGTTCCTTCTGCCGGGTCCAGGACCGACTGGTATGCGAGGTCGCTGGATCTCCGGAATGCAACCGCGAGATCCTCGACGTCGGCGGGACCCAACTCGACCGCGTCGGCCCATCCCCGCAAGATCTGCGCGCAGATCACACCCGAGTTCCCGCGCGCCCCAGTCAGCGACCCACCGCGGACGGCGCGCGCGATATCCGCCGGGTCCTCTCCGGTCTGTTCCAAAGCGCGCGCTACGGCCTCAAAGGTCATGACCAGGTTAGTTCCGGTGTCTCCGTCGGGCACCGGATAGACGTTCGCGGCATCGATTGCGCCACGAGCACTGCGTAAGCTCTCAAGGGCATACAAGAGCGCTTGTCGCAGGTCAGAGGCACTGAAAACGGGGCTCACGGGGCGATTCTACCGGCCGACCAGGCACCTGCGGGCACTGCCGGAGAACCGTCCGGTTGCCGGACACCCCGCGGCCCGGTAGCATTCGCACCCGTTATGGCAGCCGTATGTGAAGTGTGTGGGCGCAAACCTGGCTTCGGCATGCAGGTCTCGCACTCGCACCGTCGTTCGCCCCGACGCTGGAACCCAAACATCCAGCGCGTTCGCGCGTTGATCAAGGGACACGCCAAGCGGATGAATATCTGCACGCGCTGCCTCAAGGCCGGCAAGATCCAGCGAGCCGTCTAGGCTCACTCGAACGGGTGGCCGGCGAACGGCCACGACCCACCCTCCGGCACCTCCGGCACCGGACACACGGGCCCAGGCCCCGCCCCAAGCCCCAGTGAGTGCTCAAGCGCGCGCGTGACGACACCCTTTGCCCTGCCTACCGACGCCACCAACCCCAACCCAGTTGCGAGCCCGGCCACAATCGCCGCCGACAACACGCAGCCCGTCCCATGCGTGTTCGGTGTGTCGACCCAAACCCCGGTGAACTCGTGCACCTCGCCGTTTGCATCAACGAGCACGTCCACCGGACGCGCGCCACCAACGTGGCCGCCCTTCACCAGCACGGCGGTGGCGCTGCGCGCGCGCAGCGCCACGGCAGCCTCGATCTGAGACGAGATCGAATCCACGCTCACTCCCGTCAGGCGCTCGGCCTCGCCGGCGTTAGGCGTCACCAGCATCGCAAGCGGCAACAACTCGGCAACCAGCGCTTGGACCGCGTCTTCCGCCAGCAGCGTGCCCCCCGAGGTTGCAGCCATCACCGGATCCACGACCAACTGGGCGATCCCGTTGTCCCGAACCGCGCGCGCCACGGCGCAAACGACGTCGGCGCTTCCGAGCATCCCGGTCTTGGCGGCGTCAACACCGAGGTCGACCGCGACCGCCCCGATCTGCGCTTCCACCGTCTCGGGGTCGATCCCGGCAACGGC
This is a stretch of genomic DNA from Actinomycetota bacterium. It encodes these proteins:
- the rpmB gene encoding 50S ribosomal protein L28, with translation MAAVCEVCGRKPGFGMQVSHSHRRSPRRWNPNIQRVRALIKGHAKRMNICTRCLKAGKIQRAV
- the thiD gene encoding bifunctional hydroxymethylpyrimidine kinase/phosphomethylpyrimidine kinase — its product is MIRRPIARALTIGGSDPTGGAGIQQDLRTFSTLGVWGLSAITAVTVQSTTGVSAVAGIDPETVEAQIGAVAVDLGVDAAKTGMLGSADVVCAVARAVRDNGIAQLVVDPVMAATSGGTLLAEDAVQALVAELLPLAMLVTPNAGEAERLTGVSVDSISSQIEAAVALRARSATAVLVKGGHVGGARPVDVLVDANGEVHEFTGVWVDTPNTHGTGCVLSAAIVAGLATGLGLVASVGRAKGVVTRALEHSLGLGAGPGPVCPVPEVPEGGSWPFAGHPFE